A stretch of DNA from Desulfosarcina ovata subsp. ovata:
GGTTATCATTTTTTCTTTGGTGGCGTTAACTATACGCCGGTACTTGGAGCCGATTATGAGAAAATCGAATTTGACCAGGAAAAATCATACCCATGGTCTCCGTCCCCCCTTTCCAGCTCCCAGGAAACGGCTGTCGCAGAGGGCTCTATCGATACCGAACGGAAGCGCTATGGAGCCTTTATGAGCAATGAGCTCGATTTCGGTGAGCATTGGGAACTCAATGTCAGCGGCCGGATCGACCGTGTCGAGTATGAGGTCCAAAACGAGGTGCCTGAAGAAGTTGCCAAGGATCACGAGGATTTCAGTTGGGACATCACCCCGGCCTTTCATCCCAGCTCCGATTCGACCATTTATATCTCGGCATCGCGATCCTATTGGTATCCGGTGCTTCAATATTATACCTATGCCATGAAGTATGGAGACGATCAGAACCGGGCGGAGGATCTGGAGCCGGAGGAGTATCTCACCTATGAACTGGGCTATAAACACTATTTCGGTCCGAAATTCAGCCTTGCCCTGACGGCCTACACCATGACAGTCAAGGATAAATTTCTCTCACTTTACGATGAAAGCGACTGGAAAGGCTACCAGAACGTTGGTGAATCCGAACACCGGGGTGTCGAACTGGAACTGGACGGACGCCTCTGCCCGTATTTCGGATATCGTCTCCGGGGGGCGTATCAGCATGCCGAATGGGACGATGCGACTTTCCGGGCATACGTCTGGGGGGACACGCCTGCTGACGACACCCGTGAGAATGTCGATATCTCCGGTGAGAAAGTTCCCCATGTGCCGGAATTCACCGGCACCCTCGGGCTGGATTTTTATTTCCTGGAATATTTTAAATTCAGCACGGATGTGAATTATTATGGCCGGCAATATGTCGATGTGCTCAACCGTTATGAAATCGATGACTATGTGACGACCGATGCCATGCTGTCCTACACCAGGGAGAACTTCAAGATCTGGATGCTGGCCAACAACCTCTTCGATAGAGAGGTGGAGAACAAGTTCAATGAAACCGGTGACAGGAACGCGGACGGCAGCCCGAATTACCTCTATTACCCCTTGGACGGAAGATACCTGGAAATTGGAGTGAGCGTTGAATTCTAACCATGGCGGCCGTTTGTTTTCTACAGGAATCGTTGTTTTCGCCATATCCATCGGAGCGCTTCTTTTTGGGAGGGACACACCGGCCGAAGCAACACGTTCGCTGTCAACGATAGCGGAGACGATCCGTATCGAGGACTCCAAAGGGGTGTCCGTGGCGGTCAGGCTGCCAGTCAGGAGGCTGGTCGTCCTGACCTCCGACGCGCTGGAGATCGTGCGTGCGTTGGGCGCGGTGGATTTTGTGGTCGGTGTGTATTCCGATATTGAGAAGAATCCTTTGTTCTGGCCGACCTTGAAGGACAGGCCCAAGGTCGGGAGTTGGAAAGCGATCAATTATGAACGGGTTGTCGAGTTGCATCCGGATGCCGTGCTGTGCTATGCGCAGCGTCCCGGCCGGGAGATGGAAAAAAAACTCGAGCCCTTCGGCATTCAGGTGATCCGCCTCGATTTTTTCAGGATTGAGCGATTGGCAAAAGAGATTGAAACGCTGGGCCGGATTCTTGAAAGAGAGAAAAGGGCCGGAGCGCTTTCGGCCTGGTACCGGCGCCACCTGCATCATCAGCGGGATATGCTCAAAACGATCACTGCCTGCCCGAGGGTCTATATCGAAGGCGATTCCAACTACCATACTGCGGGACCCGGATCGGGGGGCAACGATATGTGCCTTCTGGCCGGAGGGTGCAATCTCGCCGCAAAGCTTTCCATTCCCTACCCGGAGGTCTCCCCGGAATGGGTTGTGACGGGCGATCCGGACGTAATCGTCAAAATTACCACTCGCAGCATTTGCGATTCATGCTATAGCATGACAGAAAGGACGCCGTTAAAAAACATAAGTGACCGGCTGATGGCCCGGCCGGCTTGGCGTCATATCGGTGCTGTCAAAAAAGGCCGCGTCCATGTTATTGCTAATGAAATCTGGACCGGTCCAAGGGCCATCATCGGAACATCCTACCTGGTCAAATGGTTTTACCCTGAATTGTCGACGGAATTTGATCCTGAGGCCCTTCACCGGGAATACCTGGAATCGTTTCAAGGCATCCGCCACCAGGGGATTTACGTCTATCCGGAGTGAGTATTTCAGGGGGGAGGAATGCAGGACATATGCGCGCAATACAGGGGGGCTGGAACCAAAAAACGGTTAATCCTGCTTGGCCTGGCCGTGGTTTTGTTTGGCGTTGCCCTGGCCGCCATTTCCCAGGGCGCTTCGTCCGTTGGGTTTTTCGATTCATTTCATGCGTTTTTCAAGGCGTCCGGAATCGCCCATGACATCGTATGGGAGCTGCGGCTCCCCCGAATTGTCATGGCCATTCTTGTCGGTTGCGGTCTCGGGCTTGCCGGAAGCGTATTCCAGGCCATATTGAAAAACCCCCTGGCGTCACCCTACACCCTTGGAATGGCCTCCAGCGCCGGATTTGGCGCGGTTCTGGCTATCATTTTTGGTGGCGGTTGGTGTGGCCATTATCTCATTGCCGGCAGTGCGTTTTTCTTCGCCCTGCTTGCGTCTCTTCTCATTCTCGGAATTGCCAGATACAAAAGCGCCACGCCGGAGACGATGATCCTGGCCGGTATCGCCATTATGTTTCTCTTTTCGGCCCTCAGTTCTTTCCTCCAATATATGGGAACGGTCAATGAGGTTCACGAAATCGTATTCTGGTTTTTCGGGAGCCTGTCCAAAGTCGGATGGCGGGAGATCGGAATCGCCGCCGTGATGATCCTTGTTCCCGTTCCTGTTCTGTTAAAGTGGTCCTGGGATTTTAATCTGCTCACCGCAGGTGATGAATCGGCAACGGCACTCGGCGTAAACGTAATAAAAATCAGGATGGGCGGGGTCATTTTTGCCTCCCTGATTACGGCAGCGGCCATCTGCTTCACCGGGGTGATCGGCTTTATCGGGCTTGTCGCCCCGCACATCGCCAGAATGGTGATCGGCGGAGACCACTGGTTCCTCATTCCGGGATCCGCACTGATCGGCGCCATTCTCGTATTGACGGCAGACACCCTGGGAAGGACCTGCTGGGCGCCCCAGATCATCCCTTTGGGGATTGTTACCGCTTTTATCGGCGTCCCTTTCTTTTTTTACCTGTTAATGAAAAAAAAGCGAGAATACTGGTAATGCTTTGTATCGAAGGGCTTTGTTTCCATTATAACAAAACAGCGATTCTGGAAAACATCGGCATCGACCTGCACCGGGGACAGATGCTGAGTATCGTGGGTCCTAATGGAACCGGGAAAACGACACTTTTAAAATGCATCGCCGGAATCGCTACGCCCAGAAGTGGCAAGATTCTTATTGATGGTGTGGATATGTCCCGGATGAGCCGAATGGACCATGCCAAGCGCATCGGGTATGTTCCCCAGAGTTCACCCGGAAAATTTCCCATTACGGTGTTTGACGCGGTGTTGATGGGCAGGCGGCCCTACATGACCTGGAGACCCTCTGAAAAGGATCTGGAGGCCGTTGCGAATGTTCTGAAGTCCCTGAACCTGGAGAATATCGCCTTGAGGGATTTTGACCAGTTGAGCGGGGGGCAGAAGCAAAAAGTGCTGTTGGCCCGGGCAGTGGCCCAGGAGACGGATTACCTGCTCATGGATGAGCCGACCAGCAACCTTGACCTGAAACACCAGATGGAGGTCCTGGAGATGGTGTCCGGAATGGTGAAAAAAAGCGGTGTGGCCGCCATGCTGGCGATGCACGACCTGAACCTTGCCGCCCGGTTTTCCGACAGAATCGTGATGTTGAACAAGGGCAGGATATTTTGCAGCGGCCGGCCGCGGCAGGTCATGACCGCCCAAAATATAAGATCGATCTACGGTGTGGAAGCCACGATCAACGAAACCAACGGCCACCCGCATATTCTGCCGATCAGACCGGTGAGCGCCCTGGGATAAGCCAATGGGTTCCGTTTGGGTATCGACGCTCATCTCCTCGGCCAAGTTTCTCGCCGCCATGATTCCGGTTTTTGCCGTTGGCGTGATCGTCGCCGAATTCCTGGTCGCTTTGGGGTGGATCCATCGGATTGCCTGGATCACCCGTCCGTTGACCGCTTTCGGCCATCTGAAACAGGAATGTGGTGCCAGTTTTATCACCGCTTTTCTTTCTCCGGCGGCCGGCAATGGCATGCTGGTTCGCTATCACGAAGCGGGTCGCATCGGCAGCCGGGAGCTTCTGATTGCCGCCATTGTGAACACATTTCCGGGGATCGTCATGCACTGGCGGACGATGCTGCCCATGGCAATTCCGCTGATCGGGGGGTGGGGACTGGTTTACTATGGTTTTCTGGTGCTGGTGGGCTTCATTAAAACCATGCTGGCCCTTTTGATGGGTCGGTTTCTTTTGGAACCCGGCGATCCGGCGGTTTCGGAAATTCAGTCTGAAAAGGGAGACGCCCGAGCCTTATCATGGCAGCTGGTGGCGGACAGCGCCGCAAAAAGCCGGAAAATTGTTATTCGTATGATACGGACTTCGGTTCCCGTGACTGTGGTGATGTTTTTGCTGATCCATGCGGGCGCATTGGATCGCCTGAACCGCTGGCTGGCGTTGATGACGACATGGATGCCGCTTTCGCCCGATGCCTTGTCCATTGTGGCGACGCGGCTGGGGAGCAACATGGGTGCCTTTACCGTGGCCGGTAACCTTCTCTATGCTGGGCGCATCACGGGCAGGGATGTGGTGCTTGCGCTGCTCATCGGCAATCTGATGGCCAGCGGAATCAATTTGAGATATCTGGTCCCCTATTACTTTGGAATTTTCGGCTCCGGCGTGGGCGTGCGGGTACTTACGATCTCGACCGGCCTTCGGGTGGTGATCATGCTCGGACTGATCGTCATCCTGTTCAAAACATGGGGATAAATAGGGGCATAAAAAGGAGGCGTGTGATGAATTGGGAGTCTGTCAAGGAGGATGCGTATTACCGGGGAAGGATGCTGGAGAGTGACGCCCGGCGTTCTTCCGATCCCCAAAAATGGGAGGAATACGCAGACCTAAAAACCCGAAAAGGCAGCTATACCCTGGCCATTCATGGATATTTGAATGCCGCTGTCCAATATGAGAACCGGAGGGAGACGAATGCGGCCCTATCCGCCTACGAAAGTGGGTGGTCTGCTGCCATGCGGGCCGATAACAAGGAGTTGGCCGTCATTCTGACCTACCGGATGGCCCAGCTCCACGAACAGCAGGAAGACTGGGATGCCGCCATCGGGGCCTACGAACGACTCGGTGCGTTCTGCGAGAAAAAGGGCGCCCATTTTCAGGCGGCCGATGCCTATGAGCACGCCGCCGAAGCCATGCTCCGGGCTGGCAAAAGTGTGGTTCATTACCAAAAGCCCATTGCCCTGTGGGAACGGAACATCCACCATTGGGAGGCCCATGGCCACGATCACGATGCCGTATGGAGCCGGAAGCATATCGACCTTTATAAAAAATTATTCGGAGTGGAAGAATGATCGGGATTCTTTTTCACGGACCGGAGGTCTTTGACTCCGGTTGGGGGCGACAAATCATTGATACAATGAAAACCAAGGATGATCTGCGCTGCGTTTTGGCCGGTACCATGGGGCGAACCGCCGTTTTCGACAGCGGCATCGATGGCATTGAATTCTGGAATCAAATGCCCAGTGCGTGTCTTTCCGAGCTGGCTTCGGAGGCCAGTTTGATCCTGATCGTCAATTTCGCAAAATCCGCGGAAGCCGGCCTGGTTTTCGGCGGCATGGTCGTCGAAAGGTCCGGGGTAACCGTTCCGGTCGTGCAGGTCGAGTGCAGCGGTCCTTTTTGGGTGGAGTGGGTCGACGGTTGCGATCCGGGCCTTATCGAAACATTGCATCGGATGGGGCTTTCACGGCGAGCGCCAAAACCGGTCGCTTCCTCAATCTGGCAGGCGGATGGGAACCTCTATCGCCGCATGACGACGGCCGGTGCGGGCGATTTCATTTTCGTGGATGGGATTATGGTCGGCCGGGCAACCGGGGACGTGGTGACGCTGATTTCCCGGGATGGACAACTCTGCGAAATCCAGGGCGCCGACGTCAAAGCCCATGGTCTTGAAAAACTGGAGCGATTTGGCGGTGTCGATCTGCAAACGGCCAAACTGGCGTCCTCACCGACGATTCGCCGAACAGCTAAGCAGCCCCGTATCATGAAAACGACGGGCAACGGATTGGTTTTTATCGATCATGCCGGCATGCATGTTTATGAATTGACGGGCGACGTGGAAGGTGCCGTTACGGTTGGCGATGACACCACCGTGGTGGTCGGCGATATCCTGTCGCGGTTTCAAATTCCCGTGATCGGGATTGTGGACGGCGACGAAGACGTTATCCTGGAAAACGGCCGTTTTGCGTCCGGTTCGGCAAAATTGACCGTCCGGGCGGATGATCGGTTCGGGATGAAAGTTTTCGATGAGATTTTCAACCACGAGAAACAGATTGGCATACCTTTCGAGGAGGCGCTGAGAAAAATTGTGAAACTCGCTGGAGACGATTTGGTGAATCTGCAGACGTTTTGATCGGATCCGGCAACACCCGCCGCCATCATCGAACCCCCACACGCCATGCCTGCCCGCCGACATCAGCTATCCGCTCACCCGGTTTTTTGAATCAGATAGCGACGCCTATTCAATCAGACAGACCAGGTGGTCGTGCTGCCCCCGTTCGATCTGAAATTGATCGTTGTGTTTTTTCAGCAGATCGGCAAAGCTGCGGCAGCCGTAGTTGGCTTCGTCGAAGGTCGGATCGAGGCGCTTGACCACCGGCCGGATCGCCGCCTTGAGCACCCATTTGTCGCCATTTCTCAGGGCGATCTGCTTGATGGCCTTGGTGATCAACTCGGCGGCGTCCTTGATGGTGGCGGTTTCGGTCTCGTCTTCTTCGCAATTGTCGCACTGGGGTTCTAAGGCGAACGTCTCGTAGTATTTGAAATCCGAACAGCTGTTGGCCCAGTGGCGGTTGGTGGCGTTTCGGCACCCCACACCGATCAGATCCTTGCCGGCGGC
This window harbors:
- a CDS encoding DUF2117 domain-containing protein, with translation MIGILFHGPEVFDSGWGRQIIDTMKTKDDLRCVLAGTMGRTAVFDSGIDGIEFWNQMPSACLSELASEASLILIVNFAKSAEAGLVFGGMVVERSGVTVPVVQVECSGPFWVEWVDGCDPGLIETLHRMGLSRRAPKPVASSIWQADGNLYRRMTTAGAGDFIFVDGIMVGRATGDVVTLISRDGQLCEIQGADVKAHGLEKLERFGGVDLQTAKLASSPTIRRTAKQPRIMKTTGNGLVFIDHAGMHVYELTGDVEGAVTVGDDTTVVVGDILSRFQIPVIGIVDGDEDVILENGRFASGSAKLTVRADDRFGMKVFDEIFNHEKQIGIPFEEALRKIVKLAGDDLVNLQTF
- a CDS encoding ABC transporter substrate-binding protein — protein: MNSNHGGRLFSTGIVVFAISIGALLFGRDTPAEATRSLSTIAETIRIEDSKGVSVAVRLPVRRLVVLTSDALEIVRALGAVDFVVGVYSDIEKNPLFWPTLKDRPKVGSWKAINYERVVELHPDAVLCYAQRPGREMEKKLEPFGIQVIRLDFFRIERLAKEIETLGRILEREKRAGALSAWYRRHLHHQRDMLKTITACPRVYIEGDSNYHTAGPGSGGNDMCLLAGGCNLAAKLSIPYPEVSPEWVVTGDPDVIVKITTRSICDSCYSMTERTPLKNISDRLMARPAWRHIGAVKKGRVHVIANEIWTGPRAIIGTSYLVKWFYPELSTEFDPEALHREYLESFQGIRHQGIYVYPE
- a CDS encoding TonB-dependent receptor — translated: MHGLRFVVYWTVVLAFCLPMAVGADEIAEETVKLREVVVSAPRTDRKLVETPASITVITGEEIEEMGARNIVDVVKNIPGVVKDSDSRDRLTFRGNRSSQSAGVLVLIDGVPANTGISGYSEYDAIPVSNIERIEVLRSSGSVALGPDAARGAINIITKKGQKGAPQVKTTVSYGSWETWKASASVTGRTADLDYAFSASGLDTDGYADDSKQRGTARLNSGYHFSEDTRLGINLSWQKVDYDTIYGKSEWQVENYRREKIFPTSETNPTLVHHRENENENTTVSLTFNTEKANYFVNSLVSYDHTDHVYDYLPKRLNPTYSKTSSYYDYREDRDQDRYMGKISGGYHFFFGGVNYTPVLGADYEKIEFDQEKSYPWSPSPLSSSQETAVAEGSIDTERKRYGAFMSNELDFGEHWELNVSGRIDRVEYEVQNEVPEEVAKDHEDFSWDITPAFHPSSDSTIYISASRSYWYPVLQYYTYAMKYGDDQNRAEDLEPEEYLTYELGYKHYFGPKFSLALTAYTMTVKDKFLSLYDESDWKGYQNVGESEHRGVELELDGRLCPYFGYRLRGAYQHAEWDDATFRAYVWGDTPADDTRENVDISGEKVPHVPEFTGTLGLDFYFLEYFKFSTDVNYYGRQYVDVLNRYEIDDYVTTDAMLSYTRENFKIWMLANNLFDREVENKFNETGDRNADGSPNYLYYPLDGRYLEIGVSVEF
- a CDS encoding FecCD family ABC transporter permease, yielding MQDICAQYRGAGTKKRLILLGLAVVLFGVALAAISQGASSVGFFDSFHAFFKASGIAHDIVWELRLPRIVMAILVGCGLGLAGSVFQAILKNPLASPYTLGMASSAGFGAVLAIIFGGGWCGHYLIAGSAFFFALLASLLILGIARYKSATPETMILAGIAIMFLFSALSSFLQYMGTVNEVHEIVFWFFGSLSKVGWREIGIAAVMILVPVPVLLKWSWDFNLLTAGDESATALGVNVIKIRMGGVIFASLITAAAICFTGVIGFIGLVAPHIARMVIGGDHWFLIPGSALIGAILVLTADTLGRTCWAPQIIPLGIVTAFIGVPFFFYLLMKKKREYW
- a CDS encoding ABC transporter ATP-binding protein, with the translated sequence MLCIEGLCFHYNKTAILENIGIDLHRGQMLSIVGPNGTGKTTLLKCIAGIATPRSGKILIDGVDMSRMSRMDHAKRIGYVPQSSPGKFPITVFDAVLMGRRPYMTWRPSEKDLEAVANVLKSLNLENIALRDFDQLSGGQKQKVLLARAVAQETDYLLMDEPTSNLDLKHQMEVLEMVSGMVKKSGVAAMLAMHDLNLAARFSDRIVMLNKGRIFCSGRPRQVMTAQNIRSIYGVEATINETNGHPHILPIRPVSALG